From the genome of Falco cherrug isolate bFalChe1 chromosome 15, bFalChe1.pri, whole genome shotgun sequence:
ACCTCCTGTGGTCCATCTCCATATTCAATCCAGAGTACACCTTACTCAGGGCAGAAAAGAGCTGGTAAACAAGAGACCTGGTAAAGAGCTGATACTTTCACCATCAGGtgcttgtttctctgttttcagatgCCTTGGGCCTTGCTTGAGTCGGCAGTCACAGGAAACTGCAGGAGTTACTCTAAAGCAGCCCTGATAGATCTAATTCTGTTTTGAGGGCATAGGGGTACCTTAAATGACCTCCAGGATCCTTTCCAGCCTTAGGTAGTACTCTGTTACATTGCTCTGTTAACCCCATCGTATGTACGGGTACAAAAGACAGGGTAACAAGTCAtgcccaaacaaaaaaaaccccaacactaaAAGGTGACAGACTGGGTCCATGAGCATTcatctcctctcccttcccagtgAGCCCTTCCTTGCGCTGTAGATAGCCCACCCTTGCATGCCTGCATCCACCTCTCTGCAGAGCAATCAGGGATGCTGTTGACACACTTCAAAGCAGTCTTGTGCCCCAAATAGCACATGTCCCAAAGGCACACTTAGCTGAGAACATTAGCGCATTCATACCAAGAGCATCGCTCAGTCTCTCCCAGCATGCTCTCTTCCTGGCAGACCTGACACAGAAATCACAAAAGCAGTCACGCACCCTATTCTTATATATCTGCTCTCGTTTGTTTTCCCTGGCCTTTGTATTATTTTGGACACAGGAGTTACTTGATAGAAAATGACAAGTGACAAGCACTGGAGGTATGATGTGCTTTTCATGATAATCACCCACTGAAAGCTAATGGCACTTCTGTGCTTCCACTCCAGTGATTCATTAAGGAGCTGGAGTAACCACTGCCTGGGAAAAGGCCTGATTTGGACACTTCACTTCTTTCCTCACTAATTTGCgaaagtttaaaatattctgcttgGAGCTTAACAGAGGTGGCTTTATTActtgctaaatattttctggaagGTTTGaggttaaaagaagaaattgttgGAAAATATGAATTAATGAGGAGATGtccctttgccttttctcttcaTTGGAACAGCCTGAATTAAGAAGATCCCCTTGATTTCAGACCAACTCACTGAGAACTGAGGGGCTTTTGTTTCTTAATAGAGCTCTACATCTACAAGTAGTTTGTGCATGGTTCAAATAGCTCAGCTTCCAGTGTTGTCTTTTGAAAACACTTGTTCGGAATGGGCATGAGCTTTCAAAACCCTGTCAGGTATACTGTGGATACAGCGGGTGGGTCATCACCTTCCTTTGTGTCTCTCTGTTGTAAAACACGGCACTTAGAGCAGCTCAGGGGACATTGGGATGGTTGGTTAGCGCAGCAGTGCCTAGGGAAGCACCTGGGATGCTTGACTGGGTCCAAACTGGTGAAGCACAGTGGCAAAATATCCTTGGGAGAAATCTTGTGTTGTCTTCTCAGTGCTACTATTATAGTTTTAAACCAGAAGTATCtaaatcacaggaaaaataattggtTATTTCATACGGGCTCTGTGCCTTGGGAAGTGCATTTGGATGGCGTCTTGCGAAGAAAGCGGGAAACATCTCGCAGTTCATGGAAGAGCTCGGTAGAGTACACTTTCAGAGCTGCCTAATAAGAAGTTTGGGTGAGGGGAGTCCTGGGGCATTGGCAGGACATCCCGAGCCCATTTTGGTGCTTTCAGGCCATTTTAGACCCCTTTTGTGTTGGGGCAGTGGTGGGTGCTCGAGGTGagaggcagctgtgcctggtCGCAGCGCTTGTACTGCTGCAGCGCGGGAGCTGGCTCATTGCCCTCCCTCCtgtctgcagagagctgtgcaGAGTTCCCAAAATATCCtactgctgctggcagcggggcAGGCCTGGGAATCGAATTGACGTGTTCAGCATGAAGCACAAGAGCTGGTGCCCTTGGTGCGGTGCAGACAGGTCTACGCAGGAGAACCCACATTTTGCAGGGGAGAACAGGCATCCCCTGCACCGTCCTCTTCTGTGTGAGATACTCTCCCTCTCTGTTTCACCAAACAATGGCAGAAGCTGAGAGGTTCTAGAGCTGTGGTTGATAGATCCATATCCAGCTGTTTCTAGGCGAGCTATACTGAGTAACTAGACAGGAGCATCTACCGTAGATAGAAAATACTCAGGTCCTAAAGGCCGcagaatttaaaattcaaagtacTGCTGATATCCATTGTGCATGATGCATCTGTTTGCTTCCTGGTTTTTGAGCCATAGAGGTTTATGGTGTCAAGCTTCATCTCATACCACCGAGGGCTAGAaacttgctttggttttttttttaaagcactgtgaGGAAAGACATGCAGGTAGCTGACTCCGGGAGATGGGAATTGATCCTACACCCACCTGGTGAACCATGAGTGTTTGTAGGACCATGATGTCGCCTTTCTGGACAGTCACTCTGTACAAGTGAAattccctccctgcagccctcgCGTTGCAGCCTTCGCTGCACCAAGCTTCAGTtctcctcttcacaaatgtagGGGCGAGGGGGACATTCATCCTGCTTGTGTTTGCATGACGCCTGAACAGTGGTTGTGTTGTTGATACATCAGGGACATGTCCTCTGCACTGGACAGTGCCCATGTCCCACGCGTGGTGGGGGGAGCCCTTGGAGCAGCCATCACTGCATGggtgcacccatgggtgcttCTACCCATTCTCCCCGTTTGGACCACCTTTCCTGCAGCCTCCCACGTCAgatcttctaaaaaaaatgttctctgccCAGCACTGAGCTCCTGGTGCCCCTGCGAAAACATATTCCCTTGTGCTTGTGGGAAATCTGCGGGACTGGATCCCTCAGTGGGATGTGGGTCTGAAATCTCTGTCCTGCACACATGGTAGATACATGCCGGATGGTAGCACATCTTTAAATAATTTGCTGCACTCTAATCTCcagcctgcaggagctgagTAAATTGATCCTATACTTTCTGAGCTAAGCTTAATCTTTTATTGTCCAGCCAGCATCCCTCACAGAACCACAAGCTCCTTTTTTACTGCAGACAATTGCAAGTACCAAAAGTGGGAATCACTGTTGGTAGAAAGTGTCGGTTTTATGGGTTTCCCCTTTGCCATTTTGATCTAGATGACATCATAAAACGTCACAGGAAAGAGCAAACAGATGCCAGCGCTGCAGGGGACACGCGAAGGCAGCAGGTCAAGAACAGAAATTCAGCGTATGGGTATGGGCGGCCCCGTTTCCGCGCCTGGATGCAGAGGAATTTGCAAGGTAGGTGAGTGCCTGGGGACAGCGGAGGCCTGCCaagctgcaaaacacattttgtgtAACAAAATACAGCCCTTAAACCCTTCTCCTATCTAACTCCTGTGTGCATATAAGATGTACTCAGACTCTGAATAGCTTTTCTCTCTGCAACAATGGAATATCAGGGCCCTTTCAGAGCATAAATTCAtctgtttctctcccttccaCCCTCTCATGAATTACTAATTCAAAGTGACTTAATATCTATTCTCTATTCCCTTTTGGCTTTGCATAGTTTAATTATGCCTCTTCCTAATCCTCTTTTTCCCAGAACGCACTTAAATTACCCCTTCAGTAAATGTCTTTGATAGTTCAGTTATTGGAgctaatttgtattttttgccAAGCATGCTATTTTTATGATAAATTTTTTATAATACTGAGCGATCACACACTAATCTATGTTTAGTTCCACTAACTTTTATCTACAAAACCAAAGTGATCTGCTGCATGATGCCATCTCTATCaaaattgtccttttttttaattttaattgctgcGAAATTACTCCATTGGAGATTTTAGTGACATTTTGCAGCAGTGTCTTTGCAGTGTTCCCTTGGAGTGCCAATGGCACATCAGGACAGTGGGATTGCTGGGTGGAATCCTGCTTGTCTCCGATCTGCCTCCCACTCTCATGTTCTTGGTCTCCACCACATATTGCCGTACCAAGAATTGTTCCGGTTCAAAACAGAATGATGATAATTGCCCTTTGCAAATTGATCTTTCTGTCAAAAACACAGGCTTTGATATTTTTCCACACTCAAGCGACTACTGTATGCAGAGTCAAATAcatcaaatgaaatattttttttaaccattccTTAGAATGGAGGACTTTTCTGTTCATTTACAGAATTACTTCTGCTAGTCTTAGTATTTCATAGACTTTAACTGAGCCTGAATTCAGCCCTGCCAAGTGCAAAGACCCGCCATGCTGTGTGGTTCTGATGTCAGTAGCAATTCTGGGAAGCTCAGCATGACTGGGAATTTAGCCCATAATTCTTCAGGGGCTCATTTCACTTCAGTCCCTGCTGAAATGCAGTCCCTCCTGGGCTGAGACGTGATAACCGTTATCAAAATGATGATCAGAACAGCCCAGCACTGTAATGACAGGGGGTGGAGAAGGGTATTATGCTGATTAAACCAGCAAGAGAACTCGTGCAAGTGAAGTGCTGTTATCCCTCCTGGAATATAGCTTAAGCCATCTTCCCAGTGGGGGAAAAACCAATTTCAAACctctttggaaaaaatgagTCTGTCACACATCAGGGGTTCTCCCCAAACTGGACTTGGTGGGCAGAGGTGCCTCTTGGCCAACTCAGGTATGTCCAGCACCAGGCTTTGAGTGTGCACCAAAACACAGTGGGGgtcttccccagctgctgatGCTGCGGGGTTTTATTCAAATGTTCTTTCATTATTAAATATCTGCCGGGCTTTTTGCAGAAATGGAGCCTCCCGTGTGTCACACTTCAGGATACACATGACAGACCAGGGCCTTGGTCCCCAGCTGGTGTACACGGGGTACCCCTCGGAGGCTGATGGCTGTGTCGTTAGTTATTTACACTGGCTGAGACATGCCTGGGTGCACCACTGAGCAGAGGCTCTCTAATATGAACTGACTGACAGGGGCATGATTTTCTAGTCAGGGCTGCCTTTTGCATCAGTCCCTCCCATCGCACTGATGAAACACCCAGGAAAGGCAGCTGAGCTCAGTCTGTCTGGCTGCAGAGGAGTTGCCTTCGCCAGGGTGCGGGAGAGCAGTGTCGCAAGGCTTGGTGGCCTGCAGGAGAGCAGTCTGGCAAACAGGCAAGAGAGAGGCACCCAGGGTGGCTGttggagggaaaaataaactggGGAACAGAACTAGGAGGGAAGAAAGGGGCATTAAACACAGCGAGACCACATCTGGTCAGGAAGACACAGAatgccaaaattcaggggtaTGTTGGGGGAGGAACATTTACACACCTGCACTGCTGCGCTGAGAGGGCATcgtttgcaaagaaaataactaGTGGCCCCACAGAGCTTGTGAACAGCGTTGCATTTTTGTGAGTGTTCCCAACCAACCTACGGCTGTAAGGAGCAAAGCACCCCGACATGCTGTTCAGGAGGTGCTTCCCACAGGCATGCCCTGGTGCCCTTTTGTCTTGGAGCCAAAGCAGCTCAAATCATCTTCACTTGTATTCCAGTGTGACCAGCCTACGCTGGCGCCAACCGGTGTTAcaccctggggctggagccTTCATTAATCACTGCGGTGGTGGCCCCTGACAGCAGTGTCACTGCTGCCTCGGAACACTTCGTTTCTAATTGCTCCAAGTCATTGTAAATTGCTGTGATGAAGGAATTGATGGTATGGGATCGATACAGGCATCTAACTGCTCTGTGGTTTGTATCAGTGAGTTCTGCTTTACGGCCCAGGGTTTAACCGCAGGTTTGCTGCCCTCTGCCATGCACTGCCTTATGCCTGGTTTATACACCCCTCTGAGTACGTGTGCACATTTCGCTGGTATAGTGATTCGGAGGATGTCTACTTCGTTATGACTACAGAAGTTTATCATGTGCAGTAATTAGGCTTTAATGCACTGACAGAGTGCTTTCCTCTCGCTCGACACTTCAGCACACTTCAAAATCATAAGCAGGCTTAGGGGAAAACATTAAATGCAAGACAGCCTGTTGGTGTGTATGCACTGTGCAGTTATGTAAAATAGCAGCAGAAGGTGCCCCCTTCAATATGTGCAGTAAGTAAGGAGATgtcaagcaaaaaaacctcccacaaacatatatatatgtatatataaaaactaTGGTCCAGTCTTCACTTATCACGTGCTATAATATGGGCGCTCAGAGCTGTTCCAGGCTGCTGTGGAGTTGGTTTCTGGATGCTCGAGTCACTTGCTTATCTGTATCAAAAGGCTTTTCCCATTTCACGGTTAATTCATAGCAGTGTGAACTGACAACAGATTGACAGGTTTCCTCATGCAAGTGTTCCTGCCTTTATTAGGAATCAGAATTGTGGAAGGCTTTTCTCTTCTATATTCTTTCACATCAAATAATATGTTTTGTCAGTCCTATGTATAACAGCAATGTTAGTGAGATATTGgaaagataaattatttaatattctgCAAAATTAATATACTTTTTTGGAATGAATTAATGTGATTCTTGCATCACTATTTATACAGATACTCCTATATCATGTTAAGTCATCCTAGCAATCCATTTGCAAAACTGTAATCATAAATTGAGTTTTGAAGGATGCTAAAATAAGAGCTTATTTCTGTAGGACCTAACCGTTTTAGAAGAGGATTTGGACAACAACAGTACAATCGGAGACAATTCAGGAATACTGTGCCCGGTCCCAggagaagagcagctgctgcattaAATGGAGTGAGCCCTTTAAATCGCCAGGCATTGGCTCAAGAGGTAGGGGGGTACGGAAAGTACAGCTGTTCCCAAATGTCAAATGGAAATCTGCTGGATTTTATGATCCTGCATCACTCCAAAGAACAATCTGCATAAACAGTTTACAGGCACCATTTTTTGTATGCCTGCGCACAGCATTTGTATGCATAGGTGAGTACAGACAcatatgcatataaaatagCAGGTTTCCAGTTGGTTTTATAAGCTTGTGACTTGGCATAATTTTACTGAATCAGTTCCCATGGGTTTTACAAAAAAGATTCTTTAAAACtgtcttcttaaaaaaattaaaatatttccataaaaacaaattatatgCCATCTCATCTACTATTATCATTTAGAGGAGGTATGTTAAGAGTCACTATTATTTGTTCTCCACGAAGAGTATTTTCGAAGGTCCAGTGAAGTCAAAGGAAAGACTGTTGTTGACTTCAGGTGGCTTTGGTTCAGAGACATACGTTTCGCTAGCAAGTGGGTATCCCCCCCAGAGACACTGATTCCTAGTACTGTGATGGCCATGGGTCAGATTACCCATGTGCATCTgtgtaaaatgcattttttttaattcattcgtggcttttcctttttcaagttTAAATGTTTGGGTCTTGTCTTTgcttaaaaacactttaaaaaaaagattgaaatatttccatttggCTTTTGAGTTATTTTTAAGACTCAAGAGATGGGAAAGAAGCTACATATTCATCATTAAAGTAGTTCTTACAGCTTTCTTCTGAGTGTCAAACTGGCTTGGTGTAGAAGGTGGAAACCGAGCAGGTAGATAGTCCTCTGCGagagggttttgttttccacacTGATGGAAATCCACTCAATGAGGATGTCATGTACGCTCagtaagcttttaaaaaaacaccaaagtgGTGAACATGATGGCACATTTAATGGCTTTGTCCTGGGGGTATAAATAAGAGAGCTCTAAAATGAGCATGCATGTGCATGGAGTGTGGTTAttcctgaaaataaagacagtgATGACTCACATATTGAGTGTGGCTGGATATTAGCAGAAAGTAATAAGCAGTTGCTAGGAGGCATAATTCTATGGTAGGttccattttgcagaaataaaccAAGTGGGAAGAATGTGGAAGCACGTCTCAGTTAGTAGGTAGTAACGGTGATGGTGGCTGTCCCACAGAAATAAATGGGACAGAGTCTGTGGCAGTTTGTGTAAAATAACTGCAGGAGGACCTGCACTGCTGAGGGGTCTTCTGATGTGCTTCAGGGCTCGGGCTGGGCAACATACATGTCCAAACAAGAAAGGGTCAATGGCCAAAAAGAAACCTGAGCAAAGCTATAATGCTTGGCATGTGCGAGATTTGCTCTCcaatcacaatttttttttgtatttctgcacCATTAGAATGAAACGTTCTTCCTGGTACTTGTAGTTTCATGCCCAGGAACCAAGGCGCACATACTGATTGATGACAACGGTGTATACCAAGTCCAATGTTGAgaccacagcagcactgctcaaTAGAAATATTCCTGCCATAGATAACAAAAGAACGTGGAAGAGACCAGGTTTTAATAGACACAGCAAGGAATCAATTTCCCATCAAGAAATatcaaaggagaaaacaaaccaacactTGCAGAGCAGGGTTGTTCCACTGCAAGACTGCAGAAATCGCAAAGGGAAAACAGTTGGGAATGAGAAGATGGGGAATGCAGAGCACACAGCGTGGGGCTTGAGCCCCCTTTGAAGTAATTGCAAGTGGTGCTGAAGGCATCCAGGAGCAGCGAGGGAACTGCTGCGGTGTCAGCGATCACCACCTGCACTTCAGTGCGGGCTGGATTTCCCCCTAGACAGAGCCAAAGAAAATGCCACATAAATTCGTCAGCTTTTCAGGCagtggcagctggcagagggaagGATGGTCGTGTGCTGTGGCTCGTGCTCACTCCCTCTTGGTGCACCAAGATGGAGCGAGGGTGTCAACTGCTGAGCTCTCGCTACTCTTTCAGGGCAGCAAGAACAGCGAGGCTTTCaccaaaagcaacagcagcGGGCAGCCGGATGGACGGCGACGGCCACCCCCAGGCCCCAAGAGATTCAGAGCAGCACCTTCCAGCAACAACGCCCCGGGGCGAAGGTAAAATATTTGGTTACTCggtttttgtgatttttcagtgattccctgtgcagctcctggggctCTGCTCTCAGTCTGGGCCAGCTGGGAGCAGTTACAGCCGTGTGCTCATGCAACGTGAGAAAAATACCCCTGGGTATGTTAGGAAAGCACctggaaataaaacaactttGTGCTGATAGTTAATAATTCAGGTATTAAATAtgccattttattttagaaagcaaatgtgacctttgtattttaattaaacttttccTCTGTCGCTTTGGGGAACACTTTTGAAGGGtgaaatagcatttattttcataaaggCGGGAAATACAGATTACAGCTGTAAGGAATAGCCAGGCAGAGGGGGTCTGTCCCggtgaggggctgcaggagcagatgcTGTGTCCTGGGAGCTGTGATGAGGGCAGGCcgctgggtgctgggcacagccTCGGCGCCTGTCTCACTGTGGTCCTTGTGTTCCCCGAGCTTGAAAGCAAGCTTCATTGCAATCCCATCTTTCTCTGCTCTGAGTAGAGCAGGGACtggatgacctccagaggtcccttctgaccAGATCTTTTTcggcaattttcttttttaattttttttttaatgagcagaATTCAGAACAAACACAAGCTGTTGTTTCATTTGAGCAGGAAAATGAGTTCCTCTGAAATCCTTTGCTGGCAGAAAAACCTGTTGGGCCGAACTTGGTAACACACAGCTTCATTTGCTTCTCATACTGCTTTTTAATAGTACACTGGGTTAAGTATTTCAGCATTAAACTTTAGGAGAGGTCTGGCATCCTACTCACCTATGTCCtgttctctctccccctcctttaCCAGCAGACCTTTCCGGCTAAACAGGGGACCAGCCTTCCAGCAGAAGCGGATGCAGCAGCGGTTCTCCAAAGCCAACTTTCAGAGAGGGGTCAGTATCGAGACATTTTTTGTGCAACCTGCGATGGTGACAAGCCTTCAGTTTTGCCAGCCTTTGCCCAGTTGTATCTTTGCTTCCAAAAGTGACTGGGAAAGATGGGTGACTTGAACAATGAATATATTCTTAGGAGACTGTTTGCAGGGCGAGCAGTTTTTAGTGCAGT
Proteins encoded in this window:
- the LOC102051748 gene encoding UAP56-interacting factor-like isoform X6, encoding MEPMEAAGPQPGPGPAEGPQAGAEEIDMSLDDIIKRHRKEQTDASAAGDTRRQQVKNRNSAYGYGRPRFRAWMQRNLQGPNRFRRGFGQQQYNRRQFRNTVPGPRRRAAAALNGVSPLNRQALAQEGSKNSEAFTKSNSSGQPDGRRRPPPGPKRFRAAPSSNNAPGRRPFRLNRGPAFQQKRMQQRFSKANFQRGQMDANGEGKPRRMRRWQVKPSPGAVLTVSVANPQAGQTGVPGSKRPFLRSQRPPPRAAKPQPKGVLLRFNFRAMANQTSLTLDERFSGLRNKRRFTAARGAGRTVTMP
- the LOC102051748 gene encoding UAP56-interacting factor-like isoform X5, with translation MEPMEAAGPQPGPGPAEGPQAGAEEIDMSLDDIIKRHRKEQTDASAAGDTRRQQVKNRNSAYGYGRPRFRAWMQRNLQGPNRFRRGFGQQQYNRRQFRNTVPGPRRRAAAALNGVSPLNRQALAQEGSKNSEAFTKSNSSGQPDGRRRPPPGPKRFRAAPSSNNAPGRSRPFRLNRGPAFQQKRMQQRFSKANFQRGQMDANGEGKPRRMRRWQVKPSPGAVLTVSVANPQAGQTGVPGSKRPFLRSQRPPPRAAKPQPKGVLLRFNFRAMANQTSLTLDERFSGLRNKRRFTAARGAGRTVTMP